The Apium graveolens cultivar Ventura chromosome 3, ASM990537v1, whole genome shotgun sequence sequence CGTCCTCGAATGTCTCTAGTATCTTCCTTCTTCATCATAATTCATTCATTcatttttcttttttctctttttttttgtgGAAGCGTCCTCAAATGTTTATTCCTTCTTTTGCAGCTGGAGGACGCATCATCTTCTTCTCCTTTCCATCCATTAAAGGTTCTCAATAAACGCCTTGGGATCTACTCCCCACACTTAATCTCTTTCAAACCCGATTTTCCTGAATTTCACAGGACGAGTTCCTTCCTTAGAGCAGAAAGACGTGTCTTCGGTTCCCTCAAATCAAGAAGCTCTATAATGTCTGATTCCAGTTCTGACTCCATGTATCATGTCCCCATAAGCTCTAGAATGAAAAATAAAGAATTCAAACGGAAAAGAACTCCAATTCTCCATGCTAGGTCTGCCATCGAAGATTGGACAAATGATGAGATTATACCTACCACCAGCCAACAGCCCCAAGGAATAGCTGTTTTAAATGAGGACACATCCCATTCTCAGGACGCGTCAGCTTCCCAAGGCGCGGCTCCTTCTCAGGACGCATCCCCTCTTAGTGTAAGCAAATTTGAAAGGAGGGTTTCTGACCCCGAGACATATCCTGTGTCCCCCCAAAAATCAGATTCCCCCCAGGAACATTGGGCACCTTCAGATGTTGAAGTGGATTATGACTGGGCCAGGCTTGGTGCTCTAACCGAGGTAGAGAAAAATGCCAGAAGGAAAAAAAAAGGTAAGCTAGCCTGTGTAGCTCTTGACTCTACTGCAACTGACTGGGAAATCCAATGGCACATGAAATACTATGACATGGAGGGCATCTGGGCGCGCCCTCTTCAAACCATGAGTCCGCACATCTTCAACATTGGGAACCAAAGGATCCCTAGAATGGTGCTTACACCAAAATTAATTTCCTTGGGTGTGGGCGCGCCCTTGCATCCATACATCAAGAAAATTTTGAAATGGTATGATGTGGCTCCAGTTCAATTATCACCAAACTCATACAAGCTAGCCTGGGCTCTGTACATTATGTACCATAACCTGGGACTGGGCACACCCTCAATGAAAGAGTTTAGCTTTTTTTACAACATCAGAAAATCCATTCCTGGGTACCACTTCCTGGTTGTCAACAAATGGCTGAACAACAAGGGATTTAATGAAGGTAAGATCAGTCATGAACGAGACTGGAAGGAGCCATTTTTCTACATTTATGATATCAAAAGGACGCGCGTTCGTTTCAACTTAGAACCAAGTAAGCATAATGTCTGGGACGCGTCCTCTTTTCCAGGGCGCGTCTTCCATTTTGCAACCTCTTCTCTCCTTTCTTTTTGTAACCTTTTCTCTCTTCTCTAGATAAAAGAACTCAGAAAGAGCTAAcaggaaggaagaaaaagagagcAGTGAAGGTATTGCAGTATGCTGAGAAGCATTTCAACCTCAAGGATATGATTACCGAGGAGAATTTGAAGAAAATATGAACTTTGTCCCCACGAGTGgattctctctgcaaatttcgaGATTTCCATAATGGGAAGCCCATTCTCACTGATTCTGAAAAATCCAAAGGGCTCTAAGCTATAGAAATTATTCAGCCAGATATTAACAAAAAGGTGGACTTAGAGCAAGGTAAGGAATTATTATACATAAGACGCGTCATGGCTCTAGGACGTGTCACTTTTATGCTCACTTTTTCCCTTTAATTTTAGCCTGACTTATAAACGTTCATTTATATCCGCGCTGTCACCTTGGGCGCGCCCTACCCTCCGGGCGCGTCTTTTTGTAAAATTCTGGGACTGCTATTAACATGTTACTATGTTTTTCCATATACCCCATCTGTTCTTAGGTTGGATGCGTCACCTCTTTAAGACGCGTCATATTCGCACATGCATTTTCATATTTCTGCATTTACTTTACTTGACATCTTTCCATGCACTTACACGTCTTTAACTGCATGCATGtagaattttttttatcataatATGGGCGCGTCTTGTCATCTGGACGCGTCTTCTTTACTCAGCTAACACCCTTTCATGTTTTTATCACAGATATGGCTTCCCTTCCCAAATGATTTGCTATTGGAGCTTCCAAAAAGCTAAGGGCCAGGAAACAGGCCCCCGTAAAGTCTGATACGAAGGCTAAAAACCCCACTCTTGTTGCAACTCCTTCTCCTCCATCAAAAAATAATTGACACTACTGTGCTAGACATCCCCGAGAAGgtggaggacgcgccctccaaacGTCAAAAAGTACTGCAAGACGATCAATCCTTTGTGCTTCGATACCTGGGCGCGTCCTCCGCTGGTGATTTCACCGAGGACGAATTCAGAGGTTGGACCTTCCGAACAGAGCAGCAGACAGAAGAGGCTATGGTGAGGGCTGCAGCTGAGCTTCACTTGCATGCCAGGCAAAGTGCTAATATGTCTGCAAGGCTCAGGGCGCGTCTTACTGCCACTGACACTGCAAAGAGCCAAGCTGAAGACAAGGTTAAATCTCTGGAAAAATACATTAACCTGCTTGTCCAAGAAAATGATGCTGAGATTAAACGCCTGGAGGAGGAGAGAGCGCGTCTTGAGGCAGAAAAGGCTGTGTTAGAAGGTAATGTCTCCTCTTTGGAGAAAACGATGGACAGTGTTATCACACTAAATTTCACCATGCAGCTGGAGCTTGACACTCTGAACGATGACAGGCTGCATGGATGGACAGAGGAGAAAAAGTTAGTTTATCAGAATGGCTTCGCGGCTGGGTTTGAAGAGTGGTGCTCTGAGTTTATTGCAAATGACCCAGAGTATACCTTTTCAAAGTTTGATGCAGACACCCAGATATGGGTCAATGATTTCAGGGTAAGGGCCGCAGATTCTATCAAAAACAAGAGAATTTTTCTGGGCTTAGAGGAAGAGGACGCGTCCCCTACTCCTAATCCACTTCAAACTCAACCTCCTCCTTCAGGCGACCAAGACAAGCCACAGGACGCGCCTCCTGCTTAGGACACGTCCTATGTTTATTCATGAAGTTATTTTTTGAACTACTTTAAGGGTGCGGGCCCCTTGAAGCCTTGCAAGTTGTAATGATTATTTTTTAACTTCATTCGCTTGCACTTTTTATGAAGCTTCTCTGCCTTAACCATGCAGATTTTTACTTAAGTATTTTATTTTGTCATTTATATGGGCGCGTCTTGTGTTGAAGACGCGTCACCTTTGACATATTGTTATTTTTTTTACTATCACAGGTCAAGCAAATGTCCGTTGTGGGCGCGTCCTCTCTAGTTGAACGCGTCTTTGTTTGTTTTGGAAAATACATGAGCATGGCACCATGCTGTACCTGTGTATTTAGTCAAGGCACAAAGCACAATGAGGCGCGTCCTAATATTTTGACGCGCCTCACCTTTATCTCCAAGAAATACTTCGTCCCTCAGGCAGGACGCGTCCTTGGTAAGGACTTGTCTTCCTTTTTTTAGTTATGTTTTGCCAAAATTAAAGTAACATTCAACTGAAAGAGCATCAACCAAGAtaacttgggcgcgtccttggAAATAGTACATGTCTTAGTTCCATTTTTACTTGAGTTTTGTTGTTCCTTTTGACAGCTACTACTTCAACTAACATCTATATAGAACTATCACCCAGGGCGCGCCCTATGGCTAGGACGCGTCATGCAACCAAGCAAACCAAGCAAATAACTTTTggaaaaattcaaaattttcattTATAATGCGCTCTGGTGTCAAAAGTACACCAGTCCCACGTCTACTATActctgtggggaaattatttCGAAAAAATGATCCTTCGACTAGTTCTAAGGTAAGTAGTACAAgcactaccccctaggctaggaggaatttatttaattctagtCTATAATCCGGGCATAGCCctaaatatataataaaagaGGTACGCAAGGGGCCAAAGCCGTGCCTTACTggtaatactttcggagatgttccgcGTTCCACGCTCGCGGAACCAGCTTCCCTTCCAtatcttcaaggtgataagtccctTTCCACAGGATGGCCTTTATtctgtatggtccttcccaattagctccaaacactccatgttggGGGTTCTTCGTATTGGGCATCACCTTCCTAAGtaccaaatctcccaccttcagcaattgtccctttaccttcttgttataataccttgcggCACGTTGCTGATACGCTGCGAGCCTTAGCTGAGAATTTTCCCTTGTCTCCTCCAAGAGATCCAAATAAAGCCTTTGATTAACCTCGACACCTTCCTCTGTGTAACGGTCTCTGTGAAGCGATCTCGAACCAACTTCCACGGGGACCATAActtcgggagttcttcaggccaattccctttGCGTTCTTCCAGTTTGGTTTTGAGGGtatactttattattttattaacaGCTTCTGTCTGcccattgctttgaggatgatagaccgctgcaaactccttcttaattttcaactcctcacatagttgtcgcaactccttgctatcaaattgCTTTCTGTTGTCAGAGACaagcttgtaagggattccaaacctgcacacgatggagttgaaaacaaaatctctgattttctttgcggtgatagtAGCCAACGACATAGCTTCCGCCCACTTAGTAAAGTAATCAACCGCAACCACTGCATACTTGACGTCCCCTTTAGCTTTAGGTAATTCTCCGataagatcaattccccacatgaCGAACGGCCATGGGCTTGCCATAGGCGTCAAGAGCGTCGCCGGCATAGACGAGTAGTTTGCAAACCGCTGGCAACGATCGTATGCCCTGACAAAATTTGTAGCATCCTCTTTCATTGTGGGCCAATAATACCCTTGGCGCAAAACTTTCATCGCCaacgagctaccccccgagtgatttcCACAGATTCCCTCATGTACTTCCCTTAagatgtaatttccttcttcttcgTCAACATATCTAAGCAACGGTTGATTGAACCCTCTCTTGTACAGAACTTCGTCATATATCACGTATCTCGTAGCCTGATAGCAGTCGACGAGCCTTAAACTTATCCTCAGGGAGTGTTCCCTTGTGGATGTAGGCTCgaatgggcgtcatccatgtttccttgggagcTTCATCCACTTGCATAATTTCTatctctgggatactaggaatcTCCTGGATTTCAAGGGGGATGGATCCTAACAACACAGCCTCTTGTTGCGACCCCATTTTTGCTAGAGCATCCGCGTTACTGTTCTTCTCCCGCAGAACATATTCCAACCTAACTTCTTTGAACATTCCAATCAGGCGCTGTGTGcatctcaagtataattctgtTTGCGGGCCTCGCGCTTGAAATCTCCCGTTCACCTGATTCACCACTAGCTCTGAGTCACTTCTCGCAATTAGGTTTAGCACCCCTATTTCCAAAGCGATCTTTAGGCCATTAATCAACGCTtcatactccgcatcattatatgttgcataaaacttgaaatgaattgcGCTCATCAGATGGCGGCCTTCTGGAGACACAAGTACTATACCCGcacctgctcctccattgttaactgccccatccacatgcaagatccaccaggGATGTGGAAACTCCTCCAAAGACTCCTCAACATGAGGTGGATGTAACGTCACCAAAGCTTTGTCatcaacttcagaatcaaattccaacaagaaatcAGCTAAGGCTTTCCCTTTAATCGCTGTCCGGGGCACATATTTCAAATCAAACTATCCCAACTCCACAGCCCACTTCAGCATTCTTCCTGATGACTCTGGTTTATGCAGGACTTGTCATAGCGGGTATGCCGTACGGACTTCAATTCTATGGGCTTGGAAATACGGCCACAATTTTCTTAATACAAGAATCAGGGCGTAAACCAATTTCTCCATGCTTGTGTAGCGAGTTTCAGCGTCGTGCAACCGCTTGCTCACGTAGTACACTGGTGACTGCTGTCCATCTTCCTCTCTTACCAGAACCACGCTGATTGAATATTCAGACATTGCGAGGTATAGTACTAGAGATTCTCCATCTAACGGTTTTAACAGCATGGGTGGGTTTCCCAGTTGCTCCTTGATTTTTTTGAAAGCCTCTTCGCATTCTGAtgtccatacaaagtctttcccTGCTAACTTAATTCCCTTGAAAAATTCCTTGCATCTATCGGACGACTTGGAAATAAATCGATTTAACGCGGCAATTCTCCCAGTCAAACTCTGCACCTATTTCACATTGGTGGGTGACTTCATATCCAACAATGTCTTGATCTttgcggggttggcctcaattcccctatGGTTGACGATGAACCCGAGAAACTTGCCCGACTCCACACCGAACACACACTTTTGTGGGTTTAATTTCATGCGAAACCTCCTTAGAATGTTAAACATTTCCATCAGGTGCTTGATGTGGTCATTCTCCACCTTGGACTTTACCAACATATCGTCCACATACACTTCCATACTTTTCCCGATTTGGTTcttgaacatcatgtttaccaaCCGCTGGTAGGTTGCGCCAGCGTTAATCAAACCAAACGGCATTCCTATGTAACAATATAACCCCCTGTCATTAATGAAGGATGTATGCTCTTAATCAGGGCCATATATCGGAATTTGATTGTaaccggagtatgcatccataaaactcagcaatGCATGCCCTGTTGTAgcgtcaaccaactgatcaattcttgggagcgggaagctatcctttggacaggccttattaagatctgtgaaatccacacatgtcctccacttcccGTTCAGCTTTTTCACAAGCACAGGATTTGCAAGCCATTCGGGGTAGAACGATTCTTTGATTAGTCCCACCTCCAACAACCGgtctacttcttcttttaatgatATCGCCCTCTCCCCACTCACCGGCGACATTTTTGACGTATGCCCGTACAATTCGGGAAGATATTCAACCAGTGACACATTACTTCTGGGTCGATTCCTACCATGTTtgaatgactccatgcgaagaCATCAAGATTTGCAATTAAGAAGCGGGTAAGACTTCCCCTCGTTTCATCATCTAACTGGGATCCCACTTTTAAAACCTTGTTCAGGTCATCTTTGTCAACCGGAatagatattgtgtcttcggccggtcccgtcttttcggcgggcataaggatcctgggatccaaatcgaaatcaaagtctcgggggtcTTCGACTTCCACTTTTGCATCTGAGGGCATGTCCCCATGAGTGGGAGCATCTACCTCAAGACAAGGCATAGTTTTATGCAACGCAGGTGaagagggcgcgtcctcatttggaggagcatcaacctcaattccatttttattcttcaagggcgcgtccttcttttgaggagcatccaccttgaaGTTATTTCTGAGACCTTGTAGaatctcacttcttccttccaaTTTCTCCCCGTTAACCTCCTTCTGCATGATCTCCTCTGCGTGGTTCATCACAACTTCTTCCATGCTAAGGATCTTCGAAACACTCCCCAACGTCAAAACAGAGTTCCCAGTGACATAGGCTTCTTCCTCTTTGGGGCCTTCTACGAAATAATGGGCATGAACCTCCCCACTTGGTTTTATATGAATGTCCTCAGCACCCTCAAATGGGAGACCCTTTCCCTCGTATCTTCTCCTGCGGAATTCTTTAacagccttgtgatagcagtcgCGTGACTCGTACTGCGACCCTCTCAGACTACCTACTCCGTTTGGTGTTGGGAATTTTATCATCAAGTggtgtatcgaggttatcaccctgaacgctCGTAACCAAGGTCTGCCGACTAACACATTGTGCGCGGAATCCTGATCCAGCACTTTGAAATCTATCATTTGAGTAACCGATAAAGCTCCTTCACCGAGCGTAACGGGAAGCCTAACCGACCCCATAACTCTCACTGCTTCTCCAGTAAATCCATAGACGTGTACATTTTCAAAATACATGTCACTATCCGGGAAACCCAATTTTTTGTATGTGCTATAATACAAGATGTTCGCAGAATTTCCATTGTCCAAGAAAACTCGATGTACATTCATTGCTCCAATGAGCATGGTAATCACCAGCGTATCGTTGTGGGGATGATGCACCCACCTTGATTCTTTTTCCTTGAATGTAATGTCAGCAGACTCTCCCTTAAAGATCTTCGGAGGTCTGTCTTCCAAGCtgtgtgtaacacccccaaatccggggtcggggatccgggttgtcacgagttccacttcccttaacaacacccaatcttattaaacaatcaactactctttactgtgatcccacaatatacacacacacaccacaagttatagtctcagagatgaatatccaaaaataatcacaagtcgttttattccacaattatatgtcaatacaccttaaaaggttttctggataatttacatttctttgccattattataattcataatatacataagtctggtacattattagttgaaaacttagcctattggtaatttctacctcagctacagcggcctcaacgcttccagaaagctgcggaacgtttcctatccgcttgcgaattgggagcttggtcatgttcatcttatctatctgatgttgtgtgatgaaagaagaaagcaagggtgagcagcaagcccaccaaaataatatgtataatgattaacaatatatgagcctactcataatactcatgaaagtcttggtcaaaagaaatgaaccaagtttgatatcttaatgcgatgaagtcgcaaaatattcagtatatatacatatatacttttcaaaatattggaagtcctcttccatgcataatatacacaaagtcccagtgtataactgtataaaaaatatcattgcagggtgatctcatatatctaaccttgtctcaacatttttctgaaaatctttgtcattcataagacaattattaattagatataagtttaaaagataaagttaccaaatacttcactacacttatatcatttataaagctacttgaactaccattgttcaaagtataatgagctttcaacagttcgtcacatagatgagactacaagacaagatttgaatagattaaatctttaaaatattattaaaggaaatgaagttatgacatacttcattaagttctgatatatatatatatatatatatatccacatatacatcttcctttatacatttcctgaaaacctctgtcatgtaaagtatgaacagaattgcaatatccaataagtttggaaaggaaaagaattttggcataaaccagatatcttgctgatcaggcaaagatacccataagtaaccttttctactagtagatggacgaattccccactggtcatcaccctggtcgtaataggaccttatgctggattgccactcagccacttatgcatttgatggactcccactgagccacttacactatcatggatgcccactgagcccatgttgcttatgccgactcaatagatggacttacttcccgaacgttgggtaagtaatcaattcatttaccaaaactgcaaccgtgttgcgaatataaaatacaccacagagccggatccctcaggttttgagcgagtatttaaatccccttaaaaaggaagatcttaaatataaaaatgagttttgggatccgctctaacttttaaaaatcattttgaagactcgaaaacactttatagagtgtttggagtaaagctgatttaatgaagtaaatcagtccccagaatatttagaaaatgactgaatattattatttaaataatattcccataaagattaatttttataaaaataattgaagtagaagtattaaaacttatacttgaaacgagtattaaataaccaaagatatacttatatgaaagtactatctttatttgaataatcgaaaataagtttgattattgacaccttattctttaataaaataaagaatatatctcagcaaataatcggagtcatagatcctcaaatgaatattcaaataatattcattaaataatataaaagagtcataagccctcggatgaatattcaaataatattcagataataaaataaaaggagtcataagtcctcgaatgaatattcaaaataatattcatttaatataaaggagtcatacgccttcgaataatattcgaaataatattcaataataaaataaagttaaagttatcgaataaaccttattcgattaatagttttgaaaactatgaccatatatatataagtatatatatatatatatttatatccatatatacaaaatctactcgggatcctcgactcccggttttagaaaatattttcacctttgggtccctatactaagggtatatgcaaattaccgctatcctctagcatatgtattatcaactgaatcaacagatatatatggaaagaatacgaaacaggcatgcatatatatataccatagtagcatgcttcaatatattgcaacatttgctaattaaccaacatgcatctatcgcaagataatgcaaatacatatattcatcacaacaacagttataactggtagaaaacttgcctgagcgactgggggttacgaatggctcgggacgagtctggtcacctataagcaacaagtaagttggaattaaccaaagtcacttgtaaatctatactctaaccaactcagactctaacgctcattttgcgcatactgattcacttaagtcactcgagtaccctcggctccaccatttttaataatttaacctttacgagttttaaggcgattccttcgcgagtgtcttaccaactgcctaacacacttaccataaatgtttcataattcaattagtcctttttggtctttaacctatgtttcaaagtaaggcgaggggaaaagtttcgttcgcgaaacaccgttacttgaaacggtcgtttctcctaaaccgtgcatcggaatcgaacgaactacatatcaaaacgaagctcgtaaaatgagctatctagacatggcaatggtcataatctagcagggggttctcgggtcctaatgttatgcacaaaaacagtctaaagaaaatcggacgttacgacggctatgtttacgcgagttcccaattttaaaccattcaaaaccaacccaattcaacctcaatccaacatacaaccaacatccatccttatcacatcataaaaaccccaaccaattcaattttaacattcatacttatgcctaagcttaactttaaccatacttaagttcttttaatcaaaacaacaacatctaccattccatttcactaccatttcaaatcccaaactctaaatcacaacatcaagctacaatatcaccctactaatcaaaatcatcttataatacataggaatctagggtttggagatgatataccttccttgaagtggtgggaggagctaggaagccttaagaagctttgagaagtcttaggaatgcttggatcttcaaggaaaacaagaaaaacttcaagctaaaaacttgaaaacactattcattgtcttcttctttgattaaatgaagaagattgagaaggaattgatggcttaaactcatgatatagccctaactaagcatgaagatgattagggaattatcttaccaatttaggaggcttggatattgagttttgaattcttgcccatttgcaatagtaaaaagccgagagcatgaagaaccatgccttggtttctttttgattttgatgaaaaatgatttgcttggcttggttggtttgatttttttgtgtttgttttagtaaattacctagttgcccttgattttgtgtggttaaaaagccaccacatctccttccttcccatgtcatgcttgtgtcatcctcatgatgtcatcctcccctccttgtcctcttctcattggttgggtgacatcatcctctctaatcccttttgattaacttcctaattgtttgcctaatgaccgctgatctgttatacggttcgcttaactttcgttttcgtttatcgtttgaaggatcatacccgggatcttattacttaggttcccttaacctttctaaatacattatttcctttttatgatcctctattataatcctttaatttaaatccttttatcctgttaccttatactcaattctttccgtatctattggatttccgggaaaaatcaaagtgttcggatttggattctgacgatctttacatacacttatatcccatataaagtactaataaaatctcagaatatccatatcagaacccctacatagtgtggcatgaaaagttttctcattcagcaaaaacactattcataagggtttcaaaatttcccaaaaattggggttattacactgtgAATGTTGGTGAGCGGCGGATGTCGCGCCTCTCTCGGGTTTTTTTCCAATGCTCGATTACTATCACCAACAaaagggtgtcctccaaaaattgccctgATATTGCCAGCCCTCTGAAACTTAACTTCTGTTGTTTTTTCAACATCTTCCGCCCGCGGGGGCTGTCTTTCATCCTTACCCTTGTCATCGCTTCCCCTGCGTCGTttcaccttgtcaatccattctcccagatacccagccttgatcaattcctcaatttcatctttcaggtGACGACACTCGTGGGTGTCATGGCCGGTGGACTCATGATAATCACAATACTTCTTTTTGTCTCTGCTCTACCATGAAGTTAGACGGTCGGGCTTCTTGAAGATTCCTCTATCCTTATTTACCTCAAATATATGATCAATGGATGCCGCCAGCAGTGTATAATTGCTGACCCTTCTCTCATAGTTCGATGGCGGGCTCCATTCTCTCCGCGTGTTCACGGTGTTCACTCTATTAGGGCTTCTGGCATTCCGCCGATAATCTGGGCTCAAGGATCTATCCCTTCTCTTGGAtcgccccttggagttatggGAGTTGTCATTCTTTTTTGTCTCCGCAAGCGACTGTTCAATTGCTTTGAATGATTCCGCCTGCGCAAGCACATCAGCTAATGACACGGTGTCCTTCCCTTGCAGGTGCTTCCAGAAATCCGTTCCCACACGCAATCCAGCTATAAGAAGTATTTTCAGCATTTCATCAGTTGCACCCCTTACCAAAGTAGATTCTGCATTGAACCTTTTAAAGTATGAGGTTAAACTTTCTCCTTCCTTCTGTTTCACATTAGCCAGTGTGGTGACTGGTGGTGTGTACTTCACTACGGCTTGAAATTGagtcaaaaataaatttttcatctATTCCCAGGATGTGATCACACCTGGACTAAGTTTTTGGAACCACTGCTGAGCGCCTTCTCTAAAAGTGGCCGCCAGGAGACGACATCGATCCAAATCAAgtacttgatatacatccatttcAATGTTAAAACGCCCCAGGAATTCTACAGGATCTGAGTTCCCATAAAAACGTaagtcattggttgtgttcctgtatcctgcaggcaattgcgcctccctcacaaaagcagcaaaaggagaaggagcttgcgcagtcgccgttactcttcctccctcaagatggttgagcaacctcttgagatcgttcacattaaacgtccctaccccaggaatggtttgaacattaggTTGTTGGGGTTGCTCTACGACTTGCTGTAATTCCCCTTGATTACCCCCCGGGTATGGCGGTGGATCTCGCCGCCCCTCGCCCTAAGGATGCGGCTGTGGCATGTTACCATCTTGGTTTTGAACATTTTCCCGCACGCGAGGTTCCTCTTGACCGCATCGCGGAATTTCATCATTATTTTGTATTCTTACTTGAATTCGCCCGCCGTCCTGGTCATGAGGACGCGCCCCGGACCCATTACCTGTA is a genomic window containing:
- the LOC141713899 gene encoding uncharacterized protein LOC141713899, giving the protein MNVHRVFLDNGNSANILYYSTYKKLGFPDSDMYFENVHVYGFTGEAVRVMGSVRLPVTLGEGALSVTQMIDFKVLDQDSAHNVLVGRPWLRAFRVITSIHHLMIKFPTPNGVGSLRGSQYESRDCYHKAVKEFRRRRYEGKGLPFEGAEDIHIKPSGEVHAHYFVEGPKEEEAYVTGNSVLTLGSVSKILSMEEVVMNHAEEIMQKEVNGEKLEGRSEILQGMPFGLINAGATYQRLVNMMFKNQIGKSMEVYVDDMLVKSKVENDHIKHLMEMFNILRRFRMKLNPQKCVFGVESGKFLGFIVNHRGIEANPAKIKTLLDMKSPTNVK